The nucleotide window GTTCAAAATTAAAAACATCTCTTTTGCGATATTTCTATTTTTCATTTGTTTAATACAAAAGCATTTACTGCATGAAAGAAAATAGAAATATCATCAAAAATAAATTATTTTATAAAAATTACCTGTTTTCTTAGAAACACTATACATTTGATAGACCTCTGTATATTCACTGATGCAGAAATCTTAAAAACAAAAAAACCCTCAAAGAATTCTTTGAGGGTTTTTTTATTATAGGAAGATGAGTTTATTTAGAAATGCTCATCTGTTTAGTTGCAACAAAATTGTCAGTAACAATTTTATAGAAATAACTACCGGCTGCATGATCATTAGCAAAAAATTCTACTGAATGACTACCTGCACTATAATTATTTGAAACAACATTTTCTAACAATTCTCCAAGAACATTATATACATTAATTTGAACGTATGTGTCTTCAGGAAGATAAAAGTCAATTTTTGTTGATTTTGCAAAAGGATTTGGAATATTCTGATTTAGTGCGTAACTAACATTTTCTGATAAAGCAAGTTTGCCAACAACACTAATTCCATTGCTTTCGAAGTTTTCACTACCTTCAATCCAATAGATTACTTCAATATTTTGCTCATCATTTGAATTATTGCTCCAAAGTTTGATTGTATATTTTTCACCATCCGAAATAGCTTCAGTATTTTCAGTTGTGAAATCGTCTCCCCAAACTGCAATTGCAATATTTTCACCTGTATAAACAGTGCTACCAATAAGCTCATTTGAAGAGTTAAAAACTCCAATTTCATCTCCTAAAACAGGAAGATTAGTCCATGATTCTACAGGAATACCGAGAATCATACTGTTTCCTGTATTCAAAACATTTGAGTATTTTACAGGAGCTGTATTAATAATACCACTTTTCGCTGCATTTGCTGTGTTTGCAGGATATGTAAGTATTGTAGCAGCAGTTGTTTTAATTTGATATCCTTGACCTGGCATAATATCTCCAATTGCATTAAGTCCGTAAAGTGGCCAGTAAACTAAACCAATTCCGTTTTTAACAATTGTGATATCTGAAACTATTGGTGCTAACATAGTTGCTATGTTTGCAGGACTTTGACGTAGATATCCAAGGTAACTCCAACCATTAGGTATTGAAATTGGTGCAAGTTCAGGAACAACAGGTGTACCTGTAACTTCAAGCATTTGATAAGTATTCATTTTTACTTGATAACCTTCTCCAATTGTCAAAGAACCTATTGTATTTAGCAAATATTGTGGCCAATATACCATACCCGAACCGTTTTTAACAATAACTACATCTGAAATTACTGGTGCAAAAACAGCTTCTAAGCTAGGATCGGCAGGATTCATAAATGTTGATATAATACTCCATCCTTGTGCTAATTCTACAAATTGAGATAAAGCTGGAGAAACAGCAGTTAGTGATCCAATTCCACTCATTCCGTTACTAAAGAATAGGTCGGTATTTGGGAAGAATCCTACCAGATAAGTTGCAGTTGCATCAAACTCTTCACCAGTTGAAGTTTTGTATAATTTCCATGTAAATACTTCATTTTGAATGAAACCATCAACAATATTTGCAGTGTCTAAACCGTCATATCCGAATGCTGCAATTGATGTTGTTACACCTGTCCATTCAGCCAAACCTCCACATGCAAGGTCTCCATTATCATTTGTATAGAAAACTCCAATGAAATCTCCAATCTCAATTGGTTGTCCGTCAATAGTAATATCAGCTACCATCATAGGTGGTTGATTTGGTATAAGTATAGTATGATTTGTTCCTGAAATATTTACTGGCCATGGTGCCAATAAATCACCGGTAATACTTAAATTATAAGTTCCGAAGCTATTATAATATCCATATACTTTTGCATAATAGGTTCCTGTTGACAGTTCTGGAATAGTAATTTGAGAATTATTCCCAATTCCACAAGCTACAAAATCGTCGTCGTTGAAAGCAATGTATTGCATAGCTCCACAATTGTCCCAAACTTCGAGTATAGTATTGAAACCTGATCCACAAAGCGATACTACAACATTTACATAATTATCATCTAAAGTAAAACTCCACCATGCAACATCATTAGGACCTGTTGTAACGCCAGTAACAGCAGGGCTATTGATAATTCCATAATAGGTGGCATCTACACATTCCTGAGGAAATACACATGTACCATCATCGGTGTTAGCCAATGGATTATAGTTTAATGACAATGTATCAAGACAACCATAAACAACAGCTACACAAGAACCGTCGTCGGTGTTAGCAAGTGGATCGAAATTGAATGAAGTTGGGTCTGTACAGCCATAAATAAATGGAACACATGAACCATCGTCCATATTCGCAAGTGGATCATAATTTAACATCATGGTATCAGTACAACCATACACAATAGGAATACAAGAACCATCATCGATAGTTGCAAGTGGATCATAATTTATTGAATTAATATCTGTACAACCATAGACTGGTATTGTTTCAGTAATAATAAAATCAAATGCACCTGGTCCCCAGTAGTCATCCCAGAAAAGGTAATATGTTTCTCCTAAAGTAACAGAGAAGTTTAGATCTGAGGCGTAATTATATTCAGTACAGTATGCATCGTCATTGAAATACATATAGGTTCCTCCACAACTTGCATAAACTTCAAGTCTTGTATCTTCTAATTGTCCCGAAATACATGTAGTAATGTTTACATCTCCTGTTAATGTTGGATTATAAACAAACCATTGATTAACTCCTGTTGCTGCATTTGTTCCAGGATAAGCAGGAATTGGATTTGCACAATCGCTACCAGGTAGAATTGAAGCTGTTATTGTATAAGTAACCGCATCAAAACATGTTGTATCATTTGGATCAGAAACGGTACAGGTAACATCATAAGTTCCAGGTGCTACATAGGTATAAGTATATGAATCAACATTGCTTGTTGTTCCTCCATCTCCAAAGTCCCAATCGATTGTATATCCGGCACTGGCATAAAGATTATTTAAAACAAAATCGAATGACAGGTCTCCATTATCACTGTATGTAAAGTCTGCATCAAGCATACAGCCAGCTCCACAAGAAACTGTTACAGATCCACCGGCAGGCTCAACTCCTCCAACTCCATCAGAGAATATGGTAACTCCATTTCCGTCGGTTACTGTATATGCATTTTCATATCCCCAACTTCCTGGGGTATAAGCAAATGATAATAAATCTCCATCAAAAGCAGAAACAATATAAGTCTCAGGACCTGCGCCACTTGCTAATGTAATTCCAGTAAGACTAACACTTCCGTTTACACTGACATCTAATGCTCCGCCATTCCATCCATCGCCATAATCATCAGTTAAGGAAATTGTATAATCGCAAGGTGTTGGGCAAACTGCAGAGAACGAACCACCAGTAGGTACTACTCCTCCAATACCATCAGAAAATGCCAGAATACCATCGGCATCATAAAAATTATAGCTATTTTCATATCCCCAACTACCTTCAGTATAAGTAACAGAAACAGCATCGCCATTATTTACCATCAATGAAACTAATTCCGGGCCAGCGCCTGAAGCTAAAGTAACTCCACTTAAAACAACTGAACCGTTTAAACTTATATCTAAAGTTCCGCCATTCCAGCCATCGCCATAATCATCCAGTAGCTCAATTGTGTACATACATCCACCGAAAGGCATTTGAGTTGTGAACATCCACTGATCGCAAGCACTTGCAGTTCCAAATGCATTGTAAGGTTCTACAGACCAAGTATATGTCATTGAATAATCAAGGAAAACTGGTATATATGAAGTAACATTTCCAACATCAACGCTGGTTCCGTTTAGTGTAAAATAATATCCATCGGCACCTGAGGCAGCATTCCAGCTAAATGTTGGATATCCTGCATCTAGATTAATGTCTGCACTATCCAAAGGTAAAGTATATGTTACACAAGCTGGTGCCTGTACTAAAGCTTCTCCAATTGAAATGTTATCTAAGGACATATCTGAAGTGTAACCATTACCTCTTAAACCTCTGAATCGAAGTTTAACAGTCATATTTGCATAGGTAGAAAGACTAACTCCATATTCAGACCATGCATCACCACCGGCAGTATGTTGCTGACCAATAATGGCAGGAGCTACATCTAATACCCAACCTGAGCCGGCATCAATATCTATATGAAGTTCTCCCATATCTATACCGTACATATGATAGTAAAAAGTAAGATATGGATTAGTTAAAGCTGACAAATTAATTGGAGGACTAATCATATGACCTGCATCACCAAGTACTCCACCAGAAGTTTCAAGGAATACATAAATTCCGCCTGATACTCCATAGTTTGTATGATCGTAAAAAGGTCCTGTGCTACTTGAGTTTTCATTTGCTCCTGTAGCATCTTCAGTTTCCCATTTAGGATTTACAGTGCCTTCAAGTGTCCAGCCATTTGTAAGCATACCTCCATATTGAGCCGCGGATTCTCCTTCAAAATCAGCAAGATATGGGAATGTAGAAATGGTTGGGTCATTCATTGTTGTAAAAGAATAGGTTGAACAACCGGTAGCAGAGCCATTTGTGTTGTATGAAACTATAGACCAATAATATGTAGTTGCATAAGCAAGTCCGGTTGGCATATAGCTTGTAACACTTCCTACATCAATACCATTAGAAACATTAGTAGGTGGATTATCAGTTCCTAAGAAAAGATAATATCCATCAGCACCGGCTGCGCTACTCCATGTAAGGCCTTCGTTAAGGTCCAGACCAACTGCAGCATCAGCAGGGAATGTTAAATTCGCACATGATGGCGGTTGAACATTTTCAGCTACTGAAATATCATCAAGATATAAATAGTTAGTAGCATATTTATTAAAATGGTAGAAACGAATAGTAACAACATTTCCTATGTAAGAAGCAAGACCTTCAATTCGTTCTGTATGCGGAGTAGCTGCTCCTGCTGTTTGAGTCGCAAACAATTCTGTCCAGGTACCTGATCCATCATTAATAAATACCCAGAAGTTATTGTAATTATTATTATACTGATATCCTAAAGCATAAAAGTACTTTAAAGCTGGATTTGTAGCAGTTGTTAAGTCAACAACCACATCAAGATATTGGGACCATGCTTCATGCGATCCACCTGGTTGTCCTTTTACCCAAGCATCAGCCTGACCACTTGGAGTTGTAAATCCGGAGCTTAAATCAGCAAAAGCTTCTAAACCAAATGATCCGGTATTTGCAGCAGTTGCAGAAGTTTGCATAGTTCCATTTGATGCTCCTACCGTAGTTAACCAGTATCCGGGAATGAATCCTAGTTCCCAATCTTCGGTGAAAGGTAAGGTTTGAGTTGGATTGCCCATAGTTGTAAATGACCATATAGTGCATCCTGTAGCATTTCCACTTGTATTATATGGCACTATGCTCCAATAATAGGTTGTGTTATAAGTTAATCCTGAATATGCATAAGTTTGTGCTGTTAGCATATCTGTTCCATTTACAATATTTGTTGGATTTGCAGTTCCGCCACCGTCAGTTCCAAAATATAAATAATATCCATCGCAAAAAGCCAGGTCCCATGTTAAGTTCCCAAATACATTGATACTAATTGCAGCATCTATTGGGAAACTTGGAGTAGTACATGTGGGAGGTCCTGAAGCAGCAGTGCCATCAAACTGCATATTTGGACGTTGCATAAAAGTCCCTGAGCTTAATGTATTTGCACAAATTCCGGCTGCGTCAGCTCGATAATGCAAAGTAGAACTAAATGTTGTTGCTGACTGGTTTACAATGGCATTATTATTATAAGCAGTATTATTAAAACAAGTCTCAATAATCAGATTACTTGTTCCGTCCCAAGATATTGGGTTTGAAAAAGTATGAGTATTCCAACCCGTAACCTCTATATATGCAACATTTAGATATACACTTGTTAATCCTGTTTCCCATGTTGATAAAGCTGAAGTTGAGGTAAATCCGGCTTTAATTTCAAAATTAGTTAGTGGACTACCATCAACAGTTACAACATCAAAGGCGACTGAATTGATTGGACCAGCAACCATTCCGGCAGCACTCAACTCAGAGGCTAAAATCAGAAATTGATGTTTAGCACCATACCAAAAATTACCATATGGAGCAGGATAACCAGTGCTGGTATTATTTATTGTTCCAGTTCCCACAGTAATAGTCGTAGCAAACATTGCCAGACTATAGAAGGTTAAGAAACTAAAAAGAGCCAGTCTTTTTAAAAAATTGTACTTAGCTTTCATAAAATTAAGTTTTTAGTTAGTAAAAAAGATTAATAGTTAATTATATTTATTTTAGGGATTATTCCATAGAATATATGAATAATTTGCTTCTAATATTTAAACACTTTTTCGTCATATTTCAAAAAATTACAGTTAGCTAAAATACAGTTTCATTTTAAATACAGCAAATAATATAATTAAAAAAAAACAATTAATAGGTTTTCGATAGATAATGCTTTGTTTTTCATTATGATATGCATGGTATTTTTTTATAAAAAAAAGAACCATTTTCAACTGAAAATGGTTCTTTTGATAAATATCTTAACAATTATTGAAATTATCCAAAATTTAGATATTATTTTTCAATAGATAATAATTCAACTTCAAAAATAAGTGCCATATTTGGTTCTATTGGTCCTCCCGGTCGAGGATTTTCTCCGTAAGCTATATCAGATGGTAAGTAAATTATCCATTTAGACCCGACTGGCATCAATTGGAATGCTTCGTCCCAGCCTTTGATTACCTGTCCTTGTCCTAATGTAAATGAAAATGGTTGCCCTTTTTCTACTGAGCTATCGAATACAGTCCCATCTGTTAAAGTTCCATGGTAATGTGCGTTTATTTTTTCTCCTACTTTTGGAATAGCTCCTGTACCTTCTTTTACAATCTTGTATTGCAATCCGCTTTCTAAAGAAGTAATTCCGGGTTTTGTTTTATTTTCTGCGAGAAATGCTTCACTTGCTTCTTTGTTTTTAACTAACTTTTGTTGACGCGTTTTCTCTGATGCTTTTTGCAGAATCATATTAGCTGTTTGAGCATCAACTAAAAGTGTTTTTGCATTTAATACATCATCCAATGATTTTAAAATATAGGATATATTAATGTCGTCGTATCCTTGTTTTCTGAAAAAACTCCCAAGATTGATACCCCAACAATAACTTATGGTGTCGAGTTCATTGTTTAAGTTCGTGCTATTACTATGAGTAGTTTTGTCGATTTTTGCACTTCCGGGATTGTTTTTTTCGTCTTGCAGTGCTTTAGTATAAGTTTGCAAATAAGTTTGTGCTTGTTGTTCGTCTAATAATAACTGCTTGGAATTGTAAGAGTCAAGAAAGGAATGGGCAAGAGCTTTCATATTTATACCAATATATCCCTGATTTTTCAGATAGTTGCCAATATTTATTCCCCAACTGTAGTCAATTGAATCGTTTTCAGTTGATAGACTAATGTTTTCAGGAATTGATATGTCTTGCTCAACCGATTTTTCTGTTTTTTTATCAGTCTTAGTATCTGTGTCGGTTTCGTTTGCATTGTTGCATGAACTAAAAGCGAATAATCCGACACTTAGGATTAATCCTAAAAATTTTAATTTCATAATTTTTTTACTTTTTAATTTAACATTTATAACAAAATTTTCGGCGGCAAAGATAGGTATTTAATTTGTGGAAGGAATTTTATTTTTTTTCATGAAAAGTGCCCTCGCAGCAATTATTTATCAATAGATAATAATTCAACCTCAAAAATTAGCACCATATTTGGCTGAATTATTTCACTAGGAGTCTGAACTTCACCATATGCCAATTCCGGAGGAAGGTAGATTATCCATTTCGATCCAACAGGCATCATTTGAAATGCTTCATCCCAACCTTTTATAACCTCAGCTCGTCCTAATGTGAAAGAAAATGGTTGGTTTTTATCTACCGAACTATGGAAAATAGTACCGTCAATCAAGGTTCCATGATAATGTGTTTTTATCTTTTGTCCAATTTTAGGAATTTCTCCTGTTCCCGCTTTAATTATTTTATATTGTAAGCCGCTTTCTAAAACTATAACACCTGGCTTCTTTTTATTTTCAGCCAGAAACTCTTCACTTATCTTTCTGTTTTTTTCTAATAATGTCAGGTTTTTTTTTGGAAATATACTTTTACAAGATTGAAATACAAACAAACATACAAAAAAGAATAATCCTATATGATTTAACTTCATAATTATGATTTAATTAGTGTAACATTAAAAATTTTGATATAAAGATAGAAGTACATTTTTAGAAGGATTTTTCTTCCTGGCTTTTATCCTTTCGCTTTTGGCAAATTGCCAATAAGCTATTTCCGATAAACAAATTTCAAAATATTTCCTTTTCCTTTTTTGCCTTCGTTCGAAATATACATTGTGCCTTTGGGATCGAAACAAATTCCTTCAGGTTTTTTAAAAATGCTTTTATTGAGATGCTCCACAACAATTATTTTTCCGGATAGGTCTGATACGATTAATATTTTCCCAACAGAAGCGAGGATGTATAAATTTTTTGAAATAGGATGTATTGCTATTGCTGATGGTTTAAATTTCAATTTTCCGGTTTCTTTGTCAATTTTCTTTGATAGCTCTTCAGGTGTCGATAATGATTTAGTTTTTTTTAGTTTTACTAAAACCGAATCCGGGTTTAATGAAATTATAGGTTCGTGATCAATTTTATTATCCTGTAAACTATACGAATAAATTGTTCTGTAAAATTCCGATTTCACTTTTGAAATATAGGCTTCGTCTTTACATGCAAACAATAATTCGTTTTTGTCGGTGTTGTATGCAAGTCCTTCTGTATTGTTTTTTTTATCTAATGCAGTATTATAAATATTCAATACGTATTTTTTATCTTCAAAACGAACAATTTCATAAATCGTTCCATCACTTCTCAACAGATAGGCTGTCTGACCAATAATTTCTAAATCTTCAAAATCTCCATCTTTTCCATAATCAATCTCTTCTGTCACAGTTCCTGATTCCAAATCGAAAATATAGATAGCTAATCGTTCGTCTTGTATGCAGGCAAGACTTGTTTTATCATAGATAGAAATTCCAGAGATTTCTTTCAAAGATATCGGAAGAACAAATACCTCATCGGGAGAATTTAATTTATATGCAATTGTTTCGTTTTTGGGACTGATCGTATCCTGATTTTCCAAATCTAAATTAGATTGACCGAATATAGTAGGTATGGCTGAAATAATTAGAATTGAAATAAGAATAGTTTTTATGTATTTCATTTTTAAAAATTTACTTGTGAGAATTTACAAATTATACCGGTTTTAAATATCAGTTTCTTTTTTTGGATAAGGTTTTATGAACTTAACGAAATATAATATCCTCCATACTTTCTCATATTTATAACAAAATCATTATCGAAAATAAGGTATTGCCCTTTTATACCTACAAGTTTAGCTGAGAATGAATTTGTTTTTTCCAGATTTATCGACTTTACTTTTTTCGGATATTGATTGACTGGGAAATTTATTTCAGTAATTTCATCCATAGACGAGAAAAATTCAGTTGCAATTTCGGGGATAAACTCTTTCAATTTTTCTTTTTCTTCTATAAGGTTAACATTATTCAGAAAATCGTTTGTTAACATTTTTCTCCAGTTTGTTTTGTCAGCAATGTGTTTTTTTATTGCAATTTCAATGATTCCGGCAAGATATCTGTTCGGAGTTTTTGCAAATTTTATTGCTTTTGTAGCACCCTGATCAATCCATCGGGTAGGAATTTGAGTTTCGCGAGTAACACCAACTTTCAGATTGCTTGTTAAAGATAAATATACAAAATGGTTTTGAAGGCAATTGTTTTCAGCCCATTCCATATCTCGCGAAATTCCTAAATGTGCTTTGCATAGTTCGGGTTTTAGAATGCACTCGTCAGTTTCAGGCAAACTAATAAAGCATGGATAGCAATATCCTTGCGAAAACGATTTTTTGATTTTCTTATTACATGAAATACAGTTAATTACACCCGCATAATTTAGCTCAATTTCGTTATTTAGAAATTGGTTCATGTGAATCAATTCGTTGCCAATTGGCAAATAATACTCAACACTAGAAGCCAATTTTGTTTTCATTTTCAAGATGTTACCTTCTGCTATCATATTTATATGAATAAATTCTCAAAAGTAACAATTTAATAGTAAATGTTGATTTTTCAAGTTATTATGAAAATTGAAATAGAATATTTGTAGTTAGTGGTTCTAAGAAAACAAGCAATTTTTATAAAACAATTTATTTTTGATGATATTTCTATTTTCTTTCATGCAGTAAATGCTTTTGTATTAGACAAATGAAAAAAATAGAAATATCGCAAAAAGAGATGTTTTTAATTTTGAACTGTTTTCTTAGAGGCACTAGTTACTCAGTTTCAGAAATTCGAAGTCAATGATATTCTTTCTCTGTGAAACTCAGC belongs to Bacteroidota bacterium and includes:
- a CDS encoding T9SS type A sorting domain-containing protein, producing MKAKYNFLKRLALFSFLTFYSLAMFATTITVGTGTINNTSTGYPAPYGNFWYGAKHQFLILASELSAAGMVAGPINSVAFDVVTVDGSPLTNFEIKAGFTSTSALSTWETGLTSVYLNVAYIEVTGWNTHTFSNPISWDGTSNLIIETCFNNTAYNNNAIVNQSATTFSSTLHYRADAAGICANTLSSGTFMQRPNMQFDGTAASGPPTCTTPSFPIDAAISINVFGNLTWDLAFCDGYYLYFGTDGGGTANPTNIVNGTDMLTAQTYAYSGLTYNTTYYWSIVPYNTSGNATGCTIWSFTTMGNPTQTLPFTEDWELGFIPGYWLTTVGASNGTMQTSATAANTGSFGLEAFADLSSGFTTPSGQADAWVKGQPGGSHEAWSQYLDVVVDLTTATNPALKYFYALGYQYNNNYNNFWVFINDGSGTWTELFATQTAGAATPHTERIEGLASYIGNVVTIRFYHFNKYATNYLYLDDISVAENVQPPSCANLTFPADAAVGLDLNEGLTWSSAAGADGYYLFLGTDNPPTNVSNGIDVGSVTSYMPTGLAYATTYYWSIVSYNTNGSATGCSTYSFTTMNDPTISTFPYLADFEGESAAQYGGMLTNGWTLEGTVNPKWETEDATGANENSSSTGPFYDHTNYGVSGGIYVFLETSGGVLGDAGHMISPPINLSALTNPYLTFYYHMYGIDMGELHIDIDAGSGWVLDVAPAIIGQQHTAGGDAWSEYGVSLSTYANMTVKLRFRGLRGNGYTSDMSLDNISIGEALVQAPACVTYTLPLDSADINLDAGYPTFSWNAASGADGYYFTLNGTSVDVGNVTSYIPVFLDYSMTYTWSVEPYNAFGTASACDQWMFTTQMPFGGCMYTIELLDDYGDGWNGGTLDISLNGSVVLSGVTLASGAGPELVSLMVNNGDAVSVTYTEGSWGYENSYNFYDADGILAFSDGIGGVVPTGGSFSAVCPTPCDYTISLTDDYGDGWNGGALDVSVNGSVSLTGITLASGAGPETYIVSAFDGDLLSFAYTPGSWGYENAYTVTDGNGVTIFSDGVGGVEPAGGSVTVSCGAGCMLDADFTYSDNGDLSFDFVLNNLYASAGYTIDWDFGDGGTTSNVDSYTYTYVAPGTYDVTCTVSDPNDTTCFDAVTYTITASILPGSDCANPIPAYPGTNAATGVNQWFVYNPTLTGDVNITTCISGQLEDTRLEVYASCGGTYMYFNDDAYCTEYNYASDLNFSVTLGETYYLFWDDYWGPGAFDFIITETIPVYGCTDINSINYDPLATIDDGSCIPIVYGCTDTMMLNYDPLANMDDGSCVPFIYGCTDPTSFNFDPLANTDDGSCVAVVYGCLDTLSLNYNPLANTDDGTCVFPQECVDATYYGIINSPAVTGVTTGPNDVAWWSFTLDDNYVNVVVSLCGSGFNTILEVWDNCGAMQYIAFNDDDFVACGIGNNSQITIPELSTGTYYAKVYGYYNSFGTYNLSITGDLLAPWPVNISGTNHTILIPNQPPMMVADITIDGQPIEIGDFIGVFYTNDNGDLACGGLAEWTGVTTSIAAFGYDGLDTANIVDGFIQNEVFTWKLYKTSTGEEFDATATYLVGFFPNTDLFFSNGMSGIGSLTAVSPALSQFVELAQGWSIISTFMNPADPSLEAVFAPVISDVVIVKNGSGMVYWPQYLLNTIGSLTIGEGYQVKMNTYQMLEVTGTPVVPELAPISIPNGWSYLGYLRQSPANIATMLAPIVSDITIVKNGIGLVYWPLYGLNAIGDIMPGQGYQIKTTAATILTYPANTANAAKSGIINTAPVKYSNVLNTGNSMILGIPVESWTNLPVLGDEIGVFNSSNELIGSTVYTGENIAIAVWGDDFTTENTEAISDGEKYTIKLWSNNSNDEQNIEVIYWIEGSENFESNGISVVGKLALSENVSYALNQNIPNPFAKSTKIDFYLPEDTYVQINVYNVLGELLENVVSNNYSAGSHSVEFFANDHAAGSYFYKIVTDNFVATKQMSISK
- a CDS encoding FKBP-type peptidyl-prolyl cis-trans isomerase, which translates into the protein MKLKFLGLILSVGLFAFSSCNNANETDTDTKTDKKTEKSVEQDISIPENISLSTENDSIDYSWGINIGNYLKNQGYIGINMKALAHSFLDSYNSKQLLLDEQQAQTYLQTYTKALQDEKNNPGSAKIDKTTHSNSTNLNNELDTISYCWGINLGSFFRKQGYDDINISYILKSLDDVLNAKTLLVDAQTANMILQKASEKTRQQKLVKNKEASEAFLAENKTKPGITSLESGLQYKIVKEGTGAIPKVGEKINAHYHGTLTDGTVFDSSVEKGQPFSFTLGQGQVIKGWDEAFQLMPVGSKWIIYLPSDIAYGENPRPGGPIEPNMALIFEVELLSIEK
- a CDS encoding DUF2797 domain-containing protein, which produces MIAEGNILKMKTKLASSVEYYLPIGNELIHMNQFLNNEIELNYAGVINCISCNKKIKKSFSQGYCYPCFISLPETDECILKPELCKAHLGISRDMEWAENNCLQNHFVYLSLTSNLKVGVTRETQIPTRWIDQGATKAIKFAKTPNRYLAGIIEIAIKKHIADKTNWRKMLTNDFLNNVNLIEEKEKLKEFIPEIATEFFSSMDEITEINFPVNQYPKKVKSINLEKTNSFSAKLVGIKGQYLIFDNDFVINMRKYGGYYISLSS
- a CDS encoding FKBP-type peptidyl-prolyl cis-trans isomerase yields the protein MKLNHIGLFFFVCLFVFQSCKSIFPKKNLTLLEKNRKISEEFLAENKKKPGVIVLESGLQYKIIKAGTGEIPKIGQKIKTHYHGTLIDGTIFHSSVDKNQPFSFTLGRAEVIKGWDEAFQMMPVGSKWIIYLPPELAYGEVQTPSEIIQPNMVLIFEVELLSIDK